The genome window GCTGGATTTGCCGGCGTGTGCGTTCGATGCGCGGCAACGCGAAGTGAGAATCGATTGTTGCCGATCCCAGACCAGGAAAGTGCTTGACGCATGAGAGAATGCCCCGTTTGGAAAGCTCCTCGACGAATGCGTTCCCAAAGCGCACGACCTCTGAAGGATCCAGGGCGAGAGTTCGTTCTGCCAGCACGGAACCCGGATAACGCAGATCGAGAACCGGCGCAAAATCCACATTGAATCCCGTGGCCTCGAGCTCCGCAGCAATCACCCGAGCGCCAAGCCGCAATTGCGCCATGCCCGTGGCCGCCAATTCCGGCATCGAGGGAATGGGCGCAAAGATCTGCTTCAGGCGATCGACCCGGCCGCCCTCATGATCGATCGTGAGCAGCGGCGGACATGCCGGCAGGGACCGCAAACCTACTGTTAAATCATAGATTTGGTCGAAGCTCTCGATGTTCCGCTGAAACAGATGGAAGCCGCCCGGCTGAATGTAGTCGAGCAGGGCAGAGGTCTCCTGATCGGGCTGATGTCCCTGAAATCCAAGGACAAACAGCTGCCCTATCTTCTGTTCCAGCGTGAGGCGTTGCGCATCCCGCATTTTATTACTGGCTGCGCGCTACCGCGCTTGCATTCGCTCCGCTCATTAACTACTCGGCCTTCTTTCGGAGTTCCGACAAAAACCGCAATGCTTCAAGTGGCGTCATGCTATCAAGATCCAACGAACGCACAGCATTCCGCAGCTCTTCTTCGAGCGCTGTGAAGAGTGACATCTGGTTGACGACTATTTTGGGCTTTCGCCTGGCACGAACCGTGAGATTATCGGACAACTGGTGTTCATTTTCCTCATGTTTTTTAAGGATTTCTCTGGCCCGTTGGGTTACCGGGCCTGGAATTCCCGCTAACTTCGCAACTTCAATGCCATAACTGCGGTCCGCAGCCCCAGGTTCCACAGCCCTCAGGAAAACAATCCGGTTTTCCGCTTCCTTGACAGTGACATGATAGTTTTTGATCCCGGACAGCAAATCCGCAAGTTCCGTAAGCTCATGATAATGCGTGGCGAAAATCGTCTTGGCGCGGATGCGGGACTGAATATGTTCGATCACCGCCCAGGCGATGGACAGTCCGTCGAAAGTCGCTGTGCCACGGCCGATCTCGTCGAGAATGATGAGGCTGCGGGGAGTCGCGGAATTCAGGATAATAGCGGTTTCCGTCATCTCGACCATGAAGGTCGAGCGCCCGCGCGCGAGATTGTCGGACGCTCCAATGCGGGTGAAGATCCGGTCCACAATGGGAAATCGCATCAACTGCGCAGGCACAAACGATCCGGTCTGAGCGAGGATCACCAGCAGCGCGTTCTGACGCAGAAATGTCGATTTGCCCCCCATGTTCGGCCCGGTCACGATCAA of Terriglobia bacterium contains these proteins:
- a CDS encoding glycoside hydrolase family 3 N-terminal domain-containing protein, with the protein product MRDAQRLTLEQKIGQLFVLGFQGHQPDQETSALLDYIQPGGFHLFQRNIESFDQIYDLTVGLRSLPACPPLLTIDHEGGRVDRLKQIFAPIPSMPELAATGMAQLRLGARVIAAELEATGFNVDFAPVLDLRYPGSVLAERTLALDPSEVVRFGNAFVEELSKRGILSCVKHFPGLGSATIDSHFALPRIERTRRQIQQADAAPFVSVFGQTQMIMIAHAHFPALGDEKPVPASLSSKVVEGFLRKKLGYSGLTITDDLTMGAVTSIGLTPELFLKAFEAGNDLLLFSQTTPLVEKAFKTILSEVRRSAALRQRVDESVERILGLKAQIEFVPLRYRAHLKARITRQIERLRKSTVEVSARAVSV